From Alienimonas californiensis, a single genomic window includes:
- a CDS encoding PEP-CTERM sorting domain-containing protein (PEP-CTERM proteins occur, often in large numbers, in the proteomes of bacteria that also encode an exosortase, a predicted intramembrane cysteine proteinase. The presence of a PEP-CTERM domain at a protein's C-terminus predicts cleavage within the sorting domain, followed by covalent anchoring to some some component of the (usually Gram-negative) cell surface. Many PEP-CTERM proteins exhibit an unusual sequence composition that includes large numbers of potential glycosylation sites. Expression of one such protein has been shown restore the ability of a bacterium to form floc, a type of biofilm.), with translation MSPRRCTLALLTAAAWCVASSAPAGLVTHVDYSDFAIRLRQATDAAGVAEFTAAERAQIEANVLGGLRRAYADFDVTFQTNAPGATERVWLGGPYVGGDVVYGEATRLDYRNQFDGDLAEVYTGNFGGFIEHFEPRSQQIAELSAALTGTAAHELGHNLGLTHEDSYGSPGFTYTGLEGPVDSGGAQNGRLMATGPTNLSEAQREVDRTFSRFSQLKLEFAEGLTATGPTPSLFEDLLPTDPLSSARQVALVAQSISGLDAANVIGTIGAALQEDLFVFELFTSGELSAATITTGLADAADTVLTVLNEAGTVLGRVDDTTFAGDLFGDGTSNLSRDARLYGLRIDGPGRYFARVEGFDGGVGDYELLIGFAADAAAGPAAVPEPGAWLLTGLALLGGVAVRRRRRRLAP, from the coding sequence ATGTCCCCGCGCCGCTGCACGCTTGCGCTGCTGACCGCCGCGGCATGGTGCGTCGCGTCGTCCGCGCCGGCGGGACTGGTAACGCACGTCGACTACAGCGACTTCGCGATCCGGCTGCGGCAGGCGACCGACGCCGCGGGCGTCGCCGAGTTCACCGCCGCGGAACGGGCCCAAATCGAGGCGAACGTGCTGGGCGGTCTCCGCCGGGCCTACGCCGACTTCGACGTCACGTTCCAGACGAACGCCCCCGGCGCCACGGAACGCGTCTGGCTGGGCGGGCCGTACGTCGGCGGCGACGTCGTGTACGGCGAGGCGACACGGCTGGACTACCGCAACCAGTTCGACGGCGATCTCGCCGAGGTCTACACGGGGAACTTCGGCGGGTTCATCGAGCACTTCGAGCCGCGGTCGCAACAGATCGCCGAACTCTCCGCCGCCCTCACCGGCACGGCGGCCCACGAGTTGGGGCACAACCTCGGCCTGACCCACGAGGATAGCTACGGCAGTCCCGGCTTCACCTACACCGGCCTCGAGGGCCCGGTCGACTCCGGCGGCGCCCAGAACGGCCGCCTGATGGCGACCGGGCCGACGAACCTCAGCGAAGCGCAGCGGGAGGTCGATCGCACCTTCTCCCGCTTCTCCCAACTGAAACTGGAGTTCGCCGAGGGCCTGACTGCGACCGGGCCGACGCCAAGCCTGTTCGAGGATCTGCTGCCGACCGACCCGCTGAGCTCCGCCCGACAGGTGGCGCTGGTCGCCCAGTCGATCTCCGGTCTCGACGCCGCGAACGTGATCGGCACGATCGGGGCCGCGCTGCAGGAGGACCTGTTCGTCTTCGAGCTGTTCACGTCCGGCGAACTGTCGGCGGCGACGATCACCACGGGCCTCGCCGACGCCGCGGACACCGTCCTCACCGTGCTGAACGAGGCCGGAACCGTGCTCGGCCGGGTCGACGACACGACGTTCGCCGGCGACCTGTTCGGCGACGGCACGTCCAACCTCTCGCGGGATGCGCGGCTGTACGGCCTGCGGATCGACGGACCCGGCCGGTACTTCGCCCGGGTCGAAGGGTTCGACGGCGGCGTCGGCGACTACGAACTGCTGATCGGCTTTGCAGCCGACGCTGCCGCCGGCCCCGCGGCCGTGCCGGAGCCGGGCGCCTGGCTGCTGACGGGCCTCGCCCTGCTCGGTGGCGTGGCGGTGCGGCGCCGGCGCCGTAGGCTGGCCCCCTGA
- the aroC gene encoding chorismate synthase codes for MPGNTFGHALRLTTAGESHGPGNVCILDGVPPGIPLTVEDFFEDLARRRPGQSKIVTQRKEPDEPEILSGVFEGKTTGTSLAILIRNADQRSKDYSEIKDLYRPGHADHSFDAKYGGRDYRGGGRSSARETNVRVAAGVVAKKILAEAFGARVVAYVKSVGEIEAHVPDPAAVTLAQVETLPDGEPNVVRCPDPEAAAAMVELIDSMRKDQDSVGGTAEIVATNVPAGLGEPVFDKIKADLAKALFSLPAVTGVEYGSGFSAARMRGSEHNDLFQPHPDGPPKIGAASNRHGGMLGGITSGQPIVLRCAIKPTSSLPREQATVNRAGEAATISTKGRHDPCLLPRFIPMAEAMVALTLADHYLRWRGQCGAAAG; via the coding sequence ATGCCCGGCAACACCTTCGGCCACGCCCTCCGTCTGACCACCGCCGGCGAGAGCCACGGGCCGGGGAACGTTTGCATCCTCGACGGCGTGCCGCCCGGCATCCCGCTGACGGTGGAGGACTTTTTCGAAGACCTCGCCCGCCGGCGGCCGGGGCAGTCCAAAATCGTCACGCAGCGGAAGGAGCCGGACGAACCGGAGATCCTCTCCGGCGTGTTCGAGGGCAAGACGACCGGCACGTCGCTGGCAATCCTGATCCGCAACGCCGACCAGCGGAGCAAGGATTATTCCGAGATCAAGGATCTCTACCGCCCCGGCCACGCGGATCACTCTTTTGACGCGAAATACGGCGGCCGCGACTACCGCGGCGGCGGCCGCAGCAGCGCCCGGGAGACGAACGTCCGCGTCGCCGCCGGGGTCGTGGCGAAGAAGATCCTCGCCGAAGCCTTCGGCGCCCGGGTCGTCGCCTACGTCAAAAGCGTCGGCGAGATCGAAGCCCACGTGCCGGACCCCGCCGCGGTCACGTTGGCGCAGGTCGAAACCCTGCCGGACGGCGAGCCGAACGTCGTCCGCTGCCCGGACCCCGAGGCGGCCGCGGCGATGGTGGAGTTGATCGACTCGATGCGAAAGGACCAGGACAGCGTCGGCGGGACCGCCGAGATCGTCGCTACGAACGTGCCCGCGGGGCTGGGCGAGCCGGTGTTCGACAAGATCAAGGCGGACCTCGCCAAGGCCCTGTTCAGCCTGCCGGCCGTCACCGGCGTGGAATACGGCAGCGGCTTCTCCGCCGCCCGCATGCGGGGATCCGAACACAACGACCTGTTCCAGCCGCACCCGGACGGTCCGCCAAAGATCGGCGCCGCCAGCAACCGGCACGGCGGGATGCTCGGAGGCATCACCAGCGGTCAGCCGATCGTACTCCGCTGCGCGATCAAGCCGACCAGTTCCCTCCCCCGGGAGCAGGCCACCGTGAACCGGGCCGGCGAGGCGGCGACGATCTCCACGAAGGGGCGCCACGACCCCTGCCTGCTGCCGCGGTTCATCCCGATGGCCGAGGCGATGGTCGCCCTGACCCTCGCCGACCACTACCTCCGCTGGCGGGGCCAGTGCGGCGCCGCGGCCGGCTGA
- a CDS encoding DMT family transporter, translated as MAWILLTLAGVLEVVWASLMKQSDGFTRPYVTTATVLTMAASVSLLSVAMKTLPLGTAYTVWTGIGAVGAFLVGTLAFGETVGPMRAAAVALIVAGIVMLKLSTPLQDAPDPASARSAAEQDQAD; from the coding sequence ATGGCCTGGATTTTGCTGACCCTCGCGGGCGTCCTGGAGGTCGTCTGGGCGTCGTTGATGAAGCAGTCGGACGGCTTCACCAGACCGTACGTCACGACGGCGACGGTCCTGACGATGGCCGCGAGTGTCTCGCTGCTCTCCGTCGCGATGAAGACGCTCCCGCTGGGAACGGCCTACACGGTTTGGACCGGCATCGGTGCGGTCGGAGCGTTTCTTGTCGGAACGCTCGCCTTTGGCGAGACGGTCGGGCCGATGCGGGCGGCCGCCGTGGCGCTGATCGTCGCGGGGATCGTGATGCTGAAGCTCTCCACGCCGCTGCAGGACGCCCCGGATCCCGCGTCGGCTCGGTCCGCCGCCGAGCAGGACCAGGCCGATTGA
- a CDS encoding pyridoxal phosphate-dependent aminotransferase yields MPQFVQSEALARIAPSATMAAAAKAKALKASGADVLNFTLGEPDFDTPQHIRTAAKAAMDSGKTHYTPAGGLPEVKEAIVAAHARDTGVQYAAAECVISNGAKHTIHNVLAALLNPGDEVVIPTPYWVSYADLVALTGATPVLLPTTREDGWACSAEQLDGAITDATKLVMLNSPSNPTGAVYSREQLAALGEVIVNRDVWCLSDEIYSKLLYDGAEFTSFAALSDEVKARTITVNGVSKAYAMTGWRIGWMLGPEPIAKACTKLQSQETSNPCSVSQYAAKAAVENSQECVEEMRKTFAERRTMALEGVNALPGVPRCDPGGAFYAFFDVGSHFGKPLGTSGRTCETSDEFCEILLEDAHVALVSGDAFGAPGFVRMSYATETATIERGLERLRSFLGG; encoded by the coding sequence ATGCCGCAGTTCGTCCAGTCCGAGGCCCTCGCCCGGATCGCCCCCTCCGCCACGATGGCCGCCGCCGCCAAGGCGAAGGCCCTGAAGGCCAGCGGGGCGGACGTGCTGAACTTCACGCTCGGCGAACCGGACTTCGACACGCCGCAGCACATCCGCACCGCCGCGAAGGCCGCGATGGACAGCGGCAAGACCCACTACACCCCCGCCGGCGGCCTGCCGGAGGTGAAGGAGGCGATCGTCGCCGCCCACGCCCGGGACACCGGCGTGCAGTACGCCGCCGCCGAGTGCGTCATCTCCAACGGCGCCAAGCACACGATCCACAATGTCCTCGCGGCGCTGCTGAACCCCGGCGACGAGGTCGTCATTCCCACCCCCTACTGGGTCAGCTACGCGGACCTCGTCGCCCTGACCGGCGCCACGCCGGTGCTGCTGCCGACGACCCGGGAGGACGGCTGGGCCTGCTCCGCGGAGCAGTTGGACGGGGCGATCACCGACGCCACCAAGCTGGTGATGCTCAACTCGCCCTCGAACCCCACCGGGGCGGTTTATTCCCGGGAGCAGCTGGCGGCACTGGGCGAGGTGATCGTGAACCGGGACGTCTGGTGCCTGTCGGACGAGATCTATTCGAAGCTGCTGTACGACGGGGCGGAATTCACCTCCTTCGCGGCCCTGTCCGACGAGGTGAAGGCCCGGACGATTACGGTGAACGGCGTCTCCAAGGCCTATGCGATGACCGGCTGGCGGATCGGCTGGATGCTGGGGCCGGAGCCGATCGCCAAGGCCTGCACGAAGCTGCAAAGCCAGGAGACCAGCAACCCGTGCAGCGTGAGCCAGTACGCCGCGAAGGCCGCGGTGGAGAACTCGCAGGAGTGCGTTGAGGAGATGCGTAAGACCTTCGCCGAACGCCGCACGATGGCCCTGGAAGGGGTCAACGCTCTGCCGGGCGTGCCCCGCTGCGACCCGGGCGGGGCGTTCTACGCCTTCTTCGACGTCGGCTCCCACTTCGGCAAGCCGCTCGGCACGAGCGGCCGCACCTGCGAGACCAGCGACGAGTTCTGCGAGATCCTGCTGGAGGACGCCCACGTGGCGCTGGTCTCCGGCGACGCCTTCGGCGCCCCCGGCTTCGTCCGCATGAGCTACGCCACGGAAACCGCGACCATCGAGCGCGGCCTCGAACGGCTGCGGAGTTTCCTCGGCGGCTGA
- a CDS encoding arylsulfatase yields the protein MNAGLYCTLFALAAGPLAGGGPERPNVVVIMADDMGFSDAGCYGGEIETPHLDALAAEGLRFSRFYNTGRCCPTRASLLSGHYPHAAGMGWMISDRGAPGYAGSLRKDRPTLAELVKPAGYRAYMTGKWHVSPHTGAQGPKDNWPLARGFDRFYGSTTGSGDYWDPVTLVRGDEAISAFDDPLRPAEWKPDGSGYHYTDATADEAVRFVGEHAQQHADAPFLLYVAFTAPHWPLHAPQDLIERYNGLYDGGFNAVRKPRRNRQRESGLLPEDIGLAPVPKPWSQVPQDQREWEAACMATHAAMVTQMDAGIGRLLAELDRTGAAENTVVMFLSDNGGSAEDQGRFGPFTPRQDEPTGQPTPPEAPRSKRTQLTRDGFPLRRGVNVMPGPPDTFVAYGESWANVSNTPFRLYKSHVHEGGISTPLIVRWPAGMREELRGGFVRDRAHVVDLAPTVLELAGAEYPAAFGGGETKPLPGRSLGPDLRGEMQIALLDARPLFWEHEGNRAVSQPDGEGDWKLVAGAGKPWELYDLSVDRIEANDLSKQRPEKVAELSALWDEWAAGNDVLPLGGWQGKPQRKRTR from the coding sequence GTGAACGCCGGCCTGTACTGCACGCTGTTCGCACTCGCCGCCGGGCCGCTGGCGGGCGGCGGCCCGGAGCGGCCGAACGTCGTCGTGATCATGGCGGACGATATGGGGTTCTCGGACGCCGGCTGTTACGGCGGGGAGATCGAGACGCCCCACCTGGACGCCCTCGCCGCCGAGGGACTGCGGTTCAGCAGGTTCTACAACACCGGGCGCTGCTGCCCGACGCGGGCCTCGCTGCTCTCCGGCCACTACCCGCACGCCGCCGGGATGGGCTGGATGATCTCCGACCGCGGCGCCCCCGGCTACGCCGGCAGTCTGCGGAAGGACCGGCCGACGCTTGCTGAACTGGTCAAACCGGCCGGCTACCGGGCCTACATGACCGGCAAATGGCACGTCAGCCCGCACACCGGGGCGCAGGGGCCGAAGGACAACTGGCCGCTGGCCCGCGGGTTCGACCGCTTCTACGGCTCCACGACCGGCTCCGGCGATTACTGGGACCCGGTCACGCTGGTCCGCGGCGACGAGGCGATCAGCGCCTTCGACGATCCGCTGCGGCCGGCGGAGTGGAAGCCCGACGGCTCCGGCTACCACTACACCGACGCCACCGCCGACGAGGCCGTGCGGTTCGTCGGCGAGCACGCCCAACAGCACGCCGACGCCCCCTTCCTGCTGTACGTCGCCTTCACCGCCCCCCACTGGCCGCTGCACGCTCCGCAGGACCTGATCGAGCGGTACAACGGCCTGTACGACGGCGGGTTCAACGCGGTCCGCAAGCCCCGCCGGAACCGTCAGCGGGAGAGTGGACTGCTGCCGGAGGACATCGGGCTGGCGCCGGTCCCCAAACCGTGGTCGCAGGTCCCGCAGGATCAGCGAGAATGGGAGGCCGCCTGCATGGCCACTCATGCCGCGATGGTCACCCAGATGGACGCCGGGATCGGCCGGCTGCTGGCGGAACTGGACCGCACGGGCGCCGCCGAGAACACCGTCGTGATGTTTCTCAGCGACAACGGCGGCAGCGCCGAGGATCAGGGCCGCTTCGGTCCGTTCACCCCCCGACAGGACGAACCGACCGGCCAACCGACCCCGCCCGAGGCGCCGCGTTCCAAACGCACCCAGCTGACCCGCGACGGCTTTCCGCTGCGGCGGGGGGTGAACGTGATGCCCGGCCCGCCGGATACGTTCGTCGCCTACGGGGAGAGTTGGGCGAACGTCTCAAATACGCCGTTCCGGCTCTACAAATCCCACGTGCACGAGGGCGGCATCAGCACGCCGCTGATCGTCCGCTGGCCGGCCGGCATGCGGGAGGAACTGCGGGGCGGGTTCGTGCGGGACCGCGCGCACGTCGTGGACCTCGCCCCGACGGTCTTGGAACTGGCCGGCGCCGAGTACCCCGCGGCGTTCGGCGGGGGCGAGACGAAGCCGCTGCCGGGCCGGTCGCTGGGGCCGGACCTCCGCGGCGAGATGCAGATCGCCCTTCTCGACGCCCGCCCGCTGTTCTGGGAACACGAAGGGAACCGGGCCGTCAGCCAACCCGACGGCGAGGGCGACTGGAAACTCGTCGCCGGGGCCGGCAAGCCGTGGGAGCTGTACGACCTGAGCGTCGACCGGATCGAAGCGAACGACCTGTCGAAGCAGAGGCCGGAGAAGGTCGCGGAACTGTCCGCCCTCTGGGACGAGTGGGCCGCGGGGAACGACGTCCTCCCGCTGGGCGGCTGGCAGGGCAAACCGCAGCGGAAGAGGACGCGATAA
- a CDS encoding alkaline phosphatase D family protein, producing MLAALLTCSLLAPPALALDLPMSGEVTATSALVQTRVKPGDHGSFVLTRVDEPEPMPAEGHPGPGHMLSWGQPATAGPDGIARLAFGGLPPGSSWSFRWEPHSGRPGPETAEPGRIGTFRTLPGPDSTKPVSFAVVTGLNYARWRDSDATEAEKKLGYPMLEAIQQLNPSFAVFTGDTVYYDTPVEGRAETREEMRAKWHENFVQPRFREFLAHVPVFHMKDDHDFRKDDADRTGNYAPSPELGIDVFREQVPVVPPGDDKSPTYRTVRCNKDLQLWFVEGRDYRSPNRMEDGPDKTIWGEEQYQWLTRTLKESDATFKVLVSPTPMVGPDDQRKRDNHTNVGGFRHERDRFFGFLEAEGMIDSGEFLIVCGDRHWQYHAEDPSGVHEFSSGAIQDGNSRAGRKAGDPQSTDPEGEIVQHYLMGRKSIISADGEGMEQYGAPPRGGYLFVRTGRGKWRGGDEEPRLHLIFNVSNESVPPEERSSLKSRAYEYYWFRKDGP from the coding sequence ATGCTCGCCGCCCTGCTGACCTGTTCGCTGCTGGCGCCGCCGGCCTTGGCCCTCGACCTGCCGATGAGCGGCGAGGTCACAGCGACGTCGGCCCTCGTGCAAACACGGGTGAAGCCTGGCGATCATGGTTCGTTCGTCCTCACCCGAGTGGACGAGCCTGAGCCAATGCCGGCCGAGGGTCACCCGGGTCCCGGACACATGCTCTCGTGGGGGCAGCCTGCCACCGCGGGACCAGACGGGATCGCCCGCTTAGCATTCGGGGGCCTGCCGCCCGGCTCGTCGTGGTCGTTTCGCTGGGAGCCGCACTCTGGTCGACCGGGGCCCGAGACGGCGGAGCCCGGCCGGATCGGCACGTTCCGCACCCTGCCCGGGCCGGACTCCACGAAGCCGGTGTCTTTCGCCGTTGTCACCGGGTTGAACTACGCCCGTTGGCGGGACAGCGACGCGACCGAGGCGGAGAAGAAGCTCGGCTACCCGATGCTGGAGGCGATCCAACAACTCAACCCCAGCTTCGCCGTCTTCACCGGCGACACCGTCTATTACGACACTCCCGTCGAGGGGCGGGCCGAAACGCGGGAGGAGATGCGGGCGAAGTGGCACGAAAACTTCGTTCAGCCGCGGTTCCGGGAGTTTCTGGCGCACGTCCCGGTTTTTCACATGAAGGACGACCACGATTTTCGCAAGGACGACGCCGACCGCACGGGCAACTACGCCCCCTCGCCGGAACTGGGCATCGACGTCTTCCGGGAGCAGGTCCCCGTCGTGCCGCCGGGCGACGACAAGTCGCCCACCTATCGCACCGTCCGCTGTAACAAGGACCTGCAACTCTGGTTCGTCGAGGGCCGCGACTACCGCAGCCCGAACAGGATGGAGGACGGCCCGGACAAAACGATCTGGGGCGAGGAGCAATACCAGTGGCTCACCCGCACGCTCAAGGAGAGCGACGCGACCTTCAAGGTCCTCGTCTCCCCCACCCCGATGGTCGGCCCGGACGATCAACGGAAGCGCGACAATCACACCAACGTGGGGGGCTTCCGCCACGAACGCGATCGGTTCTTCGGCTTCCTGGAGGCCGAGGGGATGATCGACAGCGGCGAGTTCCTGATCGTCTGCGGCGACCGTCACTGGCAGTACCACGCCGAGGACCCCAGCGGCGTGCACGAGTTCAGCAGCGGAGCGATTCAAGACGGCAACAGCCGCGCCGGCCGCAAGGCCGGCGATCCGCAGTCCACCGATCCGGAGGGCGAGATCGTCCAGCATTATCTGATGGGCCGAAAATCGATCATCTCCGCCGACGGCGAGGGGATGGAGCAGTACGGCGCCCCGCCCCGCGGCGGCTACCTGTTCGTCCGCACGGGACGCGGCAAGTGGCGGGGCGGCGACGAGGAGCCGCGGCTGCACCTGATCTTCAACGTCAGCAACGAGTCGGTCCCGCCGGAGGAGCGATCGAGCCTGAAGAGCCGGGCCTACGAGTACTACTGGTTTCGGAAGGACGGACCGTGA
- the glpK gene encoding glycerol kinase GlpK, whose protein sequence is MTEPLVLALDQGTTSSRALLFAADGRVVAGAQREFPQLFPQPGAVEHDPEAIWDSQLATAKEALAAGFKPAALGLTNQRETVVLWDRTTGRPVTNAIVWQSRVSAPVCERLKGEGLEPLFRDRTGLLLDPYFTGTKLTHLFETHAGLRARCERGDVLAGTVDSFLLWRLTGGRRHVTDASNASRTLLFNLSTGDWDEELCGLLNVPRACLPEIVDSAGRLTETDPAVLGERLPVCGLAGDQQAATFGQGCLTPGSAKNTYGTGCFLLMNTGGTPVPSANRLLTTVGWRIGGRTTFCLEGAVLVAGAAVQWLRDGLGLFENAAEVEALAETVPDAGGVTFVPAFVGLGAPYWRPDARGTIAGITRGTTRGHIARAALEAIAHRTRDVVEAMNADLSEMGKDGAGLPPLTRLNADGGASRNDLLMQTQADLLGVPVRRTAVAEITAFGAARLAGLGTGVWPEEPPTALCDRDFLPRIDPAEADRRHAAWGRAVRGCLPTAE, encoded by the coding sequence ATGACCGAACCGCTCGTTCTCGCCCTTGATCAGGGCACCACGTCCAGCCGCGCCCTGCTGTTCGCCGCCGACGGCCGGGTCGTCGCCGGGGCCCAGCGGGAGTTCCCCCAACTCTTCCCCCAACCGGGCGCCGTGGAGCACGACCCGGAGGCGATCTGGGACTCCCAATTGGCGACGGCGAAAGAAGCGTTAGCCGCCGGCTTCAAGCCGGCCGCCCTCGGCCTGACGAACCAGCGCGAAACCGTCGTGCTCTGGGACCGGACCACCGGCCGGCCGGTGACGAACGCGATCGTCTGGCAGAGCCGCGTCTCCGCGCCCGTGTGCGAGCGGTTGAAGGGCGAGGGGTTAGAACCGCTGTTTCGCGACCGCACCGGTCTGCTGCTCGACCCCTACTTCACCGGGACGAAGCTCACCCACCTGTTCGAGACCCACGCCGGCCTGCGGGCCCGTTGCGAACGCGGCGACGTGCTGGCCGGGACGGTCGACAGCTTCCTGCTCTGGCGGCTGACCGGCGGGCGCCGACACGTCACGGACGCCAGCAACGCCTCCCGCACGCTGCTGTTCAACCTCTCAACCGGCGACTGGGACGAGGAACTGTGCGGCCTCCTGAACGTCCCGCGGGCCTGCCTGCCGGAGATCGTGGACTCCGCCGGCCGGCTGACCGAGACCGACCCGGCCGTGCTGGGGGAACGGCTGCCGGTCTGCGGGTTGGCGGGCGATCAGCAGGCGGCGACCTTCGGGCAGGGCTGTCTGACGCCCGGCTCCGCCAAGAACACCTACGGCACCGGCTGTTTCCTGTTGATGAACACCGGCGGCACGCCTGTCCCGTCGGCGAACCGCCTGCTGACGACCGTCGGCTGGCGGATCGGCGGGCGGACGACCTTCTGCCTGGAAGGGGCCGTGCTGGTCGCCGGGGCGGCGGTTCAATGGCTGCGGGACGGCCTGGGTCTTTTCGAGAACGCCGCGGAGGTCGAAGCGCTGGCCGAGACCGTGCCGGACGCCGGCGGGGTGACGTTCGTGCCGGCGTTCGTGGGCCTCGGCGCCCCCTACTGGCGACCGGACGCCCGAGGGACGATCGCCGGCATCACCCGCGGCACGACCCGCGGCCACATCGCCCGGGCGGCGCTGGAGGCAATCGCCCACCGCACCCGTGACGTGGTCGAGGCCATGAACGCAGACCTCTCCGAAATGGGGAAGGACGGCGCCGGGCTCCCCCCCCTGACTCGGCTGAACGCCGACGGCGGGGCGAGCCGCAACGACCTGCTGATGCAAACCCAGGCCGACCTGCTGGGCGTGCCGGTGCGGCGGACGGCCGTGGCAGAAATCACTGCCTTCGGAGCGGCCCGACTGGCCGGGCTCGGCACCGGCGTCTGGCCGGAGGAGCCGCCGACGGCGCTGTGCGATCGGGACTTCCTCCCCCGCATCGACCCCGCCGAGGCCGACCGCCGCCACGCCGCCTGGGGCCGGGCGGTGCGGGGGTGTTTGCCGACGGCCGAGTGA
- a CDS encoding 3-keto-disaccharide hydrolase has translation MPPLALLALLLPAAPQDAPVAPPAAAEDSAPAAFLDGTGPGWEALTEADLVDVNGEPDTWTWQDGELHSTGKPVGVIRTREPLKNFEMSLQWRHLKAAGNSGTFVWVPEEKLTDLPPGRLPGGGIEVQILDHGYTEKYESGTGKPGDWFSTDGDVFPVGSSKMTPFPPLSPNGSRSFPSERRSKGVGEWNHYYVRAINGEVRLWVNGKEVSGGTNCQPAEGYLCFEAEGSPIEFREVKIRKLP, from the coding sequence ATGCCCCCGCTCGCCCTGCTCGCTCTCCTGCTCCCCGCGGCCCCGCAGGACGCCCCCGTGGCCCCGCCGGCCGCCGCCGAGGACTCCGCCCCCGCCGCGTTCCTCGACGGAACCGGCCCCGGCTGGGAGGCGCTGACGGAGGCGGACCTCGTCGACGTCAACGGCGAGCCGGACACCTGGACCTGGCAGGACGGCGAACTGCACTCCACCGGTAAGCCGGTCGGCGTGATCCGCACCAGGGAGCCGCTGAAAAACTTCGAGATGTCCCTGCAATGGCGGCACCTCAAAGCGGCCGGGAACTCCGGCACCTTCGTCTGGGTGCCGGAGGAGAAGCTGACGGACCTCCCCCCCGGCCGACTGCCCGGCGGCGGCATCGAAGTGCAGATTCTCGACCACGGCTACACCGAGAAGTACGAGTCCGGCACCGGCAAACCCGGCGACTGGTTCAGCACCGACGGCGACGTGTTCCCCGTCGGCTCCTCCAAGATGACCCCCTTCCCGCCGCTCTCCCCCAACGGCTCCCGCAGCTTCCCCTCCGAACGCCGCAGCAAAGGCGTGGGCGAGTGGAACCACTACTACGTCCGCGCGATCAACGGCGAAGTCCGGCTGTGGGTGAACGGCAAGGAGGTCTCCGGCGGCACGAACTGCCAACCGGCCGAGGGCTATCTCTGCTTCGAGGCGGAAGGTTCCCCGATCGAGTTCCGCGAGGTGAAGATTCGTAAGCTGCCGTAA